From Tachyglossus aculeatus isolate mTacAcu1 chromosome 12 unlocalized genomic scaffold, mTacAcu1.pri SUPER_6_unloc_1, whole genome shotgun sequence, the proteins below share one genomic window:
- the C12H14orf119 gene encoding uncharacterized protein C14orf119 homolog — protein MSLEPSSSSSTPLLFPSPVLAGTSDPPPPSTSPPPMSYITSQEMKCVLHWFASWSGPQRERFLQDLVTKAVPGKLQSLLDSLEQLSVSGPDRPPRIFECQLRLWDQWFHSWAEQERNVFVGQLEASEPDFVARFYQAVAATSGKD, from the coding sequence ATGTCCCTAGagccatcatcctcctcctccacgcctctcctcttcccttcccctgtcctggccgGAACTTCCGATCCTCCTCCCCCCtcgacctccccgcctcccatgTCTTACATCACTTCCCAAGAGATGAAGTGCGTCCTTCACTGGTTTGCCAGCTGGTCCGGTCCCCAGCGCGAGCGCTTCCTGCAGGACCTGGTGACCAAAGCGGTGCCGGGCAAGCTGCAGTCCCTGCTGGATAGCCTGGAGCAGCTCAGCGTGTCCGGACCCGACCGGCCCCCGCGCATCTTCGAGTGCCAGCTGCGCCTCTGGGACCAGTGGTTCCACAGCTGGGCCGAGCAGGAGCGCAATGTGTTTGTGGGACAGCTGGAGGCCAGCGAGCCGGACTTCGTGGCCCGGTTCTACCAGGCGGTGGCCGCGACCTCTGGAAAAGACTGA
- the LMLN2 gene encoding leishmanolysin-like peptidase 2: MVRRSRLSAQEFGQVLLEPAVVFPGPEKLPDFTTPSSGSLKNPEAFVYLHSSLCALLYMPFYQRPPARLLKVRSPSRAFCSWASSSLFPHLHGIPPAPALCPLKLSSLVREVAGLCLHEEAQGSVRLLRGSPAWRDPGPRAPRAPRPAPRPLRIRAWYPGRPAGARAESAVEAAVERVKAALAVLPLQSPLLLSRDPARYCLAVWGDAIPDAHLQGLALWPEFGSPELLLPDGPGIPDADFLLYVRVVQTPKCHQPPPQLFSPFPFLSKLPILFLFLPQPSVIAYAACCQLGPNDRPLAGTIVFCARRLAAPDYSHSDTVTATVHELLHTLGFSGRLFGKWRDCTPILGTEQDCSPWRRVTQQDELGQLHLITPAVRLSLAGHLGSPDVALGAPLEEEGPSSSHWEARLLQGSVMTSTFARSRHARLDPITLAAFVDMGWYQVNLSVAQELEWGRGAGPDFGLVTTCGTSSSDFFCNGSGLGCHYLHLDKGRCSSDPLLDGCRLYKPLTNRSECWKEGNTPETGAATLHGEIYHPGSRCFLANLTSDLLPASPSRAPGAQEDLSGRCYLHRCGTGRVSQVRVEGAPWLSCPLRAAIQVPGYDGLLFCPRSKLCQAALGPEATPQPSGSPSPPGLLLQLTLGLVGPPGHSLSKGQGQELAQAVLRDLLGRAGTGRCHFGSPALTPSLVFTVRVLESPTCRFPPARVLHGALSRSLRNRALSVDSAGASYTTDRARVNHTTQQPGSKWLIPSNSTSPATVGALALGLCLPLLLPAAAWGAAAFRRHRAALRAGPQLREARSRQITGEENVIVPDLPNLFREREPRPAQLAPPLGEPATGRAWSWPLDFTWSHM, from the exons ATGGTCCGGAGGTCCCGGCTCTCAGCCCAGGAATTTGGCCAAGTCCTTCTTGAACCCGCTGTTGTTTTTCCCGGCCCTGAGAAACTTCCT GACTTTACAACCCCTTCCTCTGGCAGCCTGAAGAATCCTGAGGCTTTCG TCTATTTGCACTCCTCTCTCTGCGCCCTTCTGTATATGCCGTTCTACCAGCGTCCTCCTGCCCGGTTGTTGAAGGTGCGCTCTCCTTCACGGGCCTTCTGCTCCTGGGCCTCCTCAAGTTTATTCCCCCACTTGCACGGaattcccccagcccctgctctgtgCCCCCTGAAACTCAGCAGCT TGGTGCGGGAGGTGGCGGGCCTCTGCCTGCACGAGGAGGCGCAGGGCTCGGTGCGGCTGCTGCGGGGGTCCCCGGCCTGGCGGGACCCCGGCCCCcgtgccccccgcgccccccggcccgccccgcgcCCGCTCCGCATCCGGGCCTGGTAcccgggccggccggccggggcccGCGCGGAGTCGGCGGTGGAGGCGGCAGTGGAGCGAGTCAAGGCCGCCCTGGCag TCCTGCCCCTGCAGAGCCCCTTGCTGCTGAGCCGCGATCCGGCCCGCTACTGCCTGGCTGTCTGGGGAGATGCC ATTCCTGACGCCCACCTGCAGGGCTTGGCCTTGTGGCCCGAGTTTGGCTCCCCAGAGTTGCTCCTACCGGATGGGCCTGGGATCCCGGACGCCGACTTCCTCCTGTACGTGCGGGTGGTCCAGACCCCCAAATGCCATC AACCCCCCCCTcaactcttctctccttttcccttcctttccaagctccctatcctttttctctttctgccGCAGCCCTCCGTCATCGCCTATGCCGCCTGCTGCCAACTGGGCCCCAACGACAGGCCCCTCGCAGGCACCATTGTTTTCTGTGCCCGGCGCCTCGCTGCTCCCGACTACAGTCACAGCGACACAGTCACG GCCACTGTGCACGAGCTGCTCCACACGCTGGGCTTCTCTGGGAGACTGTTTGGCAAGTGGCGAGACTGTACCCCCATCTTGGGCA CTGAACAGGACTGTTCCCCGTGGCGGCGGGTGACCCAGCAGGATGAGTTGGGACAGCTGCACCTGATCACGCCCGCCGTGAGGCTCAGCTTGGCTGGTCACCTGGGTAGCCCGGACGTCGCCCTGGGAGCccccctggaggaggag GGTCCATCCTCCTCGCACTGGGAGGCCCGGCTGCTCCAGGGGTCGGTGATGACGTCCACCTTTGCTCGCTCCCGCCATGCGCGGCTTGACCCCATCACCCTCGCGGCCTTCGTGGACATGGGCTGGTATCAGGTTAACCTCAGCGTGGCGCAGGAGCTGGAGTGGGGCCGAG GTGCTGGCCCAGACTTTGGCCTGGTGACCACCTGCGggaccagctcctctgacttcttcTGTAATGGCAG cGGCCTGGGCTGCCACTACCTGCACCTGGACAAGGGCCGCTGCTCCTCGGATCCCTTGCTGGACGGGTGCCGCCTGTACAAGCCTCTCACCAACCGG AGCGAGTGTTGGAAGGAGGGAAACACCCCCGAGACTGGGGCCGCAACCCTCCACGGGGAGATCTACCACCCCGGCAGCCGCTGCTTTCTGGCCAACCTCACCTCTGACCTGCTCCCTGCGAGCCCCAGCCGGGCCCCAGGGGCCCAAGAGGACCTCTCAGGCCGCTGCTACTTACATCGCTGTGGGACGGGCAGGGTGTCCCAGGTGCGGGTGGAAGGGGCACCTTGGCTCTCATGCCCACTGCGGGCAGCCATTCAG GTACCCGGATATGACGGCCTCCTCTTCTGTCCCCGAAGCAAACTGTGCCAGGCTGCCCTGGGCCCCGAGGCCACCCCCCAGCCATCTGGGAGtccttctccccctggcctgctgcTCCAGCTGACCCTGGGGCTGGTGGGGCCTCCTGGTCACTCTCTGagcaaggggcaggggcaggagctggCCCAGGCTGTACTGCGGGACCTGCTGGGCAGAGCGGGCACCGGCAG GTGTCACTTCGGCAGCCCAGCACTGACCCCCAGCCTGGTCTTCACCGTGCGCGTGCTGGAGTCGCCCACCTGCCGCTTCCCGCCAGCCCGGGTGCTGCACGGGGCCCTGAGCCGCTCCCTCCGGAACAGAGCCCTGAGCGTGGACTCCGCCGGGGCCAGCTACACCACCGACCGGGCCAG GGTCAACCACACCACCCAGCAGCCGGGCTCCAA ATGGCTGATCCCATCCAACTCCACTAGCCCGGCCACAGTGGGGGCCTTAGCCCTgggcctctgcctccctctaCTCCTTCCGGCAGCTGCCTGGGGAGCCGCGGCCTTCCGGAGACATCGAGCCGCCCTGCGT GCTGGCCCGCAGCTGAGGGAAGCTCGGTCACGCCAGATTACGGGGGAGGAGAACGTCATCGTTCCTGACCTTCCCAATCTCTTCCGGGAAAGAGAGCCCCGGCCAGCACAACTGGCTCCTCCCCTGGGGGAGCCGGCCACAGGGAGGGCTTGGTCCTGGCCCCTGGACTTCACGTGGAGTCACATGTAG